Below is a window of Drosophila miranda strain MSH22 chromosome 3, D.miranda_PacBio2.1, whole genome shotgun sequence DNA.
TAGTTTTTCAAAGATTCATCGCGTTTATTTATACCCAAGCTATTTTATAGTTTATAGAGCGTTTGgcgatttcatttttttttgtattttatagGGCCTTGCCTTCGTATTTCAGTATTTATATAGATCTACATTATTAAGTAGCCTCCATCCAACAATAATTGATTAACGTGTAACTACAATTTattatacacatacatattatCGTATTATAtagttatgtatgtattacATAAGCACCAAGAAAATTTTTAATGTGTAGCATAAAAAGAACTAAAAAGAAAAAGCAAACGACAGAAAATGATTTAGTGAATAAAACAAACACAAGTTgaaaccaaaaagaaaaagaaaacgaTCCAAAATACTTTATGTGTTTCCCTAGAAGCTTCATTCGGTTTGGGGCGGTGTGGTGGGGAAAATCTGATAAGAAAATCTCGTTGTGCGGCTCCTAGCCGTAGGTATACCCGTTTATACCCGTATTTTTTATGGAAGCTGACAACATGCGCCGCGTGACGAGACAAGGCGAGGTCTCCTCCGCCTCGAGGGCTCCTCCAAGACCAAATTTTATGGCGAATATTtcgtttctggtttatttcGGCAAGCGCGACACGTAATGGCAATAAAAAAGGTGCGCAACAGGGTAACCGGCGACCCGTTCGGGGTTTATGGAGTTTCGCATAAGGCACTGCCGAGGGGCAGCGCAACAACAAATTGGCATCTCAGTTGGGTGATCTCTATCTGTATCTTGAAGACCGGTGGCAATTACCCGCCAACAGATTACCAAGGCGACAACGCTTCTGTTTCTTGGAATGAAATGCAGCAGAATGCCCGACTCGGATTTGGAGTTGGTTTGACTGGACTGCCAGTGGTGACTCCAGGCTTGAACTTAGTCTCGATTCTGGTCGGCCGTCGTCTAATCTGCAGCACCTCCTGCTTCTCGGAAGCAATTGCAAATAAATCGCATTTAATAAATTGCAGCGGCAAAAGGCACCGACCGCGGTTAGAGCGGCCTGCACCTGTCCCTGTCGGCAATCATCACAAATCAATAAAAATGTTTATCATCGAAACAATTGGTCCAACTCCAgctccaggtccaggtccagctccagctccaatTCCAGTTGCAGTACTCGTACAACTCTCCTGTGCGGCACTCCACTCGCCAAGTGGACACAAAGCACCGGCAGTTGTTAATTAGCGCCATGCCACACATGCCAAGGTGTCCGGTGGAAAACAGCAAAACAGCGACACAGCCAAAGGAAAAACTCGTTGGGCCATTGGCAATCGGAATTGCCATCGAACGGGGCGAACGCAATCGAAAGCCCGTCGAGGAGACTTCATTGATCGTTTTGGCCCCCCACACCACGAACTCCACGCACTCCATGCTGCATGCCTCATGCACCACGCTCCAGGCCAGACCGCCAGGCGCGTCATCCGCGCGATCCTCCACTCTCTGTCGCTTCCTCTCTCTGCTTGTTTCTGCGAACTCCTTTTATTTGTCTTTCTACCGCTTTTAGCGTCACCAATATGTCGAAGGCTGAATGTTGAATgctgatggagatggagatggagaaggctatgtcgatgtcgatggcTCTTTAAATCAAAACCTCCAACGTACTCGTATCAAGTCCACGCGGATCGCTTCGATTCGCATCGCtttatttttggtattttaggTATTTGACGGGTTTTTACACGCTTCCATTAAAAAGAGGATCACAGTGGTCAAAAGATGATGGTTTCCCCAAGGGAAAATATTGAGTAATAGCTAGTAAGGGTCTTACTCAATGAATGTATCCCATTCTATAAAGTTGTTCCCCACAAGCTAATGCAGATTTACTCAGGATTCCATTATTTTGCTTTTAATTGTTTTTCATCTTTCACTGGCACCAATGTGCGGCGTTTGAAAGTCTGCTAAGTGACTGACTAACTAACTAACTagctgactgactgactgacaaGGCGACTTGAATGCCCGACAACCTGAAAGCCCCACATCCCCTCTGCACGTCCACATCCACATGGCCTTTGGCGGGGTAGATAGCCATCCATTCGCCCGAGCTCCCCACTGAGCCCACTGAGTGTTGTGTTCGTGTGTCCAGCTCCAACTTGGGGCTGGCATGCGAGAAAAGCATTTTTGAGCCAAGACAGCGTTACATTGACAAATGAAGAAGCTCCCATCAGTCAGCGAAGGAActgagagacagacagacggacggacagggaGTAAGAGTGGGTCTGGACTGGCGCGGATGATGATGCCATGCCCACAAAACACCCAAAACCAAGTGGCAAATGGATACAAATGATGATCAGCGTGGATTGGTGAAAATAATGGAGGGAACAGAATGCCAAAGGCGAGCTGCGGTGAGGCGAAAGGAAGGGCCTTGCAGGTCCTTGACAGTGGCAGGTCCGCCACATCATGAGGGGTAAGTGATGGCAGTAAAATATTTTCGCATGCCTtattaaacaaaaacaaaagtgAAAAATCGTTCCGTTTGCAACCCCCTTGCTCGGCAAATGCTTCCTCTTCCGGCCTGATGGGGGAAAGGACAACGCTAAGGACACGGAATGTGGGCCAAACATGCGATTTTTGCAAAGGGAAGCATTCGAGAGCAAGGGCTACACTTACATACATTATATTCATTACCGGCTTATTAGCGTGATTTACCGATTGGGGGAGTGATGCGGTATGCGTTGAGGATGTGGATGAGGCTGAGGATGCGGATGGGAAAAAGGATGTTTAAGGATGTTCGTGACGATGCTCGGCAGGAGGATGGTTAATGCCTGGGAAAATGACTCTGAAAGCGCCATATCCCATATCCGTTTGTCAATAATACCGTGCGAATTTCTTGATGGATGGCTGTAAAACAGGAAGCTCCCTAAGCTCTCTACGCCTCCCCCTCCCGCCTCTCTCTCTATAATTCCCCCAATCGATGGCTCTGTCATATGCAAATCATGATTTGGGTTTAGCCTGATATGAAACAACGTTCATAGCTTAATGGATCGCCTCGAGAAGAGGGTTTCATCTTCGTTCGTGGTTGTCAATTAGCTGTCAACTTCCTGTCTGCAATTGTACCATTACAgtggggactggggactgcGGACGGCGGTCTGTGGCAGGGGCATCCACTAATTAGCAGGGCTGACCAgatcagagagagagagatcagatCAAACAGAGAGTATCCTCTTCAGAGGCCGCTGTCGAGGCGCTAATTCAATTAATAATCCCTCGCTGGCCGACACTCGAAGGGGGACACGACACGCGCGATGTTTATCGGACCAACAATTTACACAAATTAAAACTAAACAGATCTCCCCATCTCTCCCCCCCTCCCTTCCACTTCGAGCTTAATTATGCAATTATTATACAATTTTTCTTTAGTTTGGTTAATTTTTCTGATATTCATATCCTCCTTCGGCTCGATGCAGAGGCAGGGCACGAGCTGAGGTGCCGAAAGCCCAAACAGAAACCGAAACCAAGAACAtttgcagatacagatacaattACGAACACATAATCTTTCAGATACACATATGCGGCCTTTCCCATTGGCTGGAGGAACGTTAactgtgtttgtgtttgtgtttctgTGTGCCTGTGCGCCTGTAGGTGTTTATGTACAAGAATTCGTTCGCCAAGCCGGATACATATGCCGCATAGGGAGTCGGTCGTTTGGGGCGTGGCATGGGTGGGCCAGGATACACATCTGCCATACATATCCAGCAGGTACAGGCGAGTGTTTTTGTGGCAGAAGAAAGGTTTAAACttaatattttaatttatttccaGAGGTATTAATTAATTTCAGTTCCTCAAATTAACTCACATTTTCAGCAAATTATCTTCTCCTCTGATAAATTCCAGGCTTCTTTTGAACTCCTCCAACACCCTCAACCTTCTCAAGGGTCCGCTTCCTTCCACCCGTGGCATACTCACTCAATACACGATTAGTAATAGATATGTCTCCTTATTAGAACGTGGTGAACGTGCCGCTATTTGCGTTATGTAAATGGATATCGATATGCGAGATGATCCCCAGACcgtttgattgattgattgattgccATTCAGGGCAGGCAGCACCAAATATAAACAGCAATCATGGAGGACAAAGGATGGCTTGGGGTCTTTCTTCTGCAGTACTCGTATTTGCGGGCGGTTTGTTTTCTATGCGCAATTTATAAAGTTGCTGACACAATAATGGGAGCCAGGCCAGATCGGAATATGCCAGgatcagcagcaggagcaggaccgAGGATCACATCACCGCATGGCACCTCCGCCTTAAATTCTCGCGAATTAAATTAAAAAGGAGCTGTGGATTGTGGTCCTGTACTCCTGCAGAGCACATTCGGAGAGCAAAAGTATTGTATTACCAGTAGCCAGgagcaagcagcagcagcagcaggatccGTAGAGCGTCCCAAGTTTGCTCGCCTTGATAAGACATAAAAGGTCCTTAAAGACAAAGGACCTTCGGCATAGCAATTGCCCGACCCAACCCAAGCATTTCCTTGTGCGTGTTTATGCTTTGCGCCTTCTTATCCCTCAATTTCTTATCACGGCAAAAAGATCAAATTTCGAGAGGGAGCCAGACGAGGAGAGCGACGGACAGATAGACAGAGAAAAGGAACCGCTGGGAAAGGATGTGCCAAAGGATGTATCCCAGTCTGTGCGACTCTTTTCAGGAGCCAGCGAGGGCGGACAGGAGTCACAAGGAGATTGCATAACAGTCCCCAAGACAGTCTTAAATGCTGAGAATTAATTACATTTCAATTACTTCAACTTTTACTTCACCTCTTACTTCACCTCTTACAAAAATTGCGAGAAGCAATGAGAGTCAATGCTCCCCATGTACATGGATCGGTTggctgtgtttttttttatttgtttaagCATTACATAATCAGATGCTGCTGTCCCCCATGCATCGCCTGGGTAAACGTTTCTGTAGAAGCCCAGACTGAGACACAGACcttaattaaatttttgtgGCCTGAACAGGAATTGTGGTTCGGTTTCTGTGTGTTGGCTTGTTCTAAGTACGCTTCTTGTGACTTATTTTATGACCCGCACAGTTTTGGGCCTCGCaagatgacgacgacgatgatgatgatggacAGAAACGGACAAGTTTCACAATTTGCCTGTCCCCAGcacatcccatcccatccccatACCCATCCCTCCCCCGTTTCATGTGTTAGTTCATGTCCAGAGTGCGTTTTGACCTCTTGGCGCGTACGTGCCTGGCCTCAGAGTGTGACAAACTGGTTGCTGGGTAGCATAGTGTATACGGTGTGTAGCCGTCGCTATATAGTGAGCCTATAGTTGTTGTTTTTATGACTTAATGCCGCGTACGCCGCGCAATTTCAATTACAGCCAGAACCCCGCCGCGCTCTGTCATAGTACAAGCTGTTTACACAAATATACGACTACTATGTTGGATATATAGAGCAGCTCCGCTCAAACACTTTCATTACACCATTGAGAacggggtggggagggggaagGAGCTGTAAAATTGTTGCACGCGCCCTCCGGTACGACGGTTAGCCCTACGGTTGGGGCCAGGTGCCAAATTTGACGGGCCAACACCGCTGCCGTTGAAGTCGCGCATAATTTATGCCTTACAAAACTGAACTATGATGGTTTGGGGCGGCGGAGATGGAGTCGACCTCTAAGAATGACTAGGGCACGTGTCTGTCTTTATGATTTCTGGTTTTGCCGTTCTCTATTTCCCTCACAGTTGCATTCATATTTGATGATTCCTTCGTCTCTGCATTTTGAGTTGCCAAATTTAATCAAGCAGTTTCAAATGAAATTGGACCAGAAATATGAAAAAACTGATATATTGCAACTTGGGAGTCGTTTTGAGCAGAGAAACTGATTAGGAGCCTGAAAAGGTAACCCTATAAAAAAAGGAGATATATAAAAAAGTAGtcttttaaatttgaatttgcCGCGTACAAATGTGCTGCCAGACTACTGGAGTACcgtaaaataccaaaaatactGAAGTTTAATGTTGGCCAGCTTCAACGGCTTTTCAAATTACGCCACAGGTTTGTTTGTACTCTTGAACGATCCGATATTTACGAGAGAGAGACCACGGACGAAATACGATTAGATTATCGTTAAAAGAGCCGATGAGGgaaatacatacacatattaATGCATAGGTGTTATTTTAAAATTGTAAACTCTCACAACTCACAACTATTTTCCTTTATCTTATCGTTACTTATCTTTACCTTTACCTACCGCACAATCACTCACATTAGCTTGAAAATCGAAACCACCAACCATAAACCCCCATGATAGCCCTTTGCAAAAGGTATAAATCATCATAATACTCAGAATTGCTAGCGATTAAAAAGGCAAGTCTTTTGGATCGTTCTGAACGGGTTTCcaagcggatataaattttggACGGACTACATACCTTTGACTCACCTATTTCACCTATAACGCACATTAGGTGCGAAATGGAAAGCTCTTGATTAAGGGAAGCTTTTGTAGAGAAGAAAGCAAAACATGGAAGCTCGAGAGCCCAGGAAACCATGGAAAAGGGAACTTTATTGCACTCATACCATTTTTTGCGTTAATATATACACATAAATTGCGAATATccttttaaatttaaatttggcACGCACGAATGTGCTGCCAGACTGTTAAAATGCTTCAAATTAAAGCCAGTGTGACCACACATATTGCTTGGCCAAGGTACAACTACTCAACGGCTTTTTGGTTTAAGCTGAAGTTCTCTTCACCGTTCAGTTTTTGTGTAGAGAGAGACATGCGATCAGGTTATCATTAAGATTCCGTACAACGTTGAAGCGCTTTATTAAAAATTAACTGAGAACCTTGGTCAATAGCAGCGCAAAGATAGAGCCAATTATGGTGTACGCACTACCACTGAAGGTTCCCGCGGGTCCATCGTAATTGCAGTTGTCAGTATAGCAGACGCCACAGTGCGCGTTCCAGTTGGCCCTGGCATCAGGATCGGTCAGATTACGAGCACAGATCCTGATATCCGGATGGGCACAGCCAAGGAACTCACTCGTAAGCGTGTTGTTAGGGCCAAGAGGTGTTGTGGGAGGGATTTGCGGACCTGTGTAGTAGGTGAGATTGGCACACAAGAAGCTCTGGCTGCCACCTACTTCGGGCACATCGTTGTGGTACGTCGAAAGCCAGTCGCTGGTGGCATTGGCCGTGGCGTTGGAGCAAGTCTGGACCGTGGGGTTCTTGCAAGAAGTGGCATCATTGCAGCTGTAGCAGGTCAGCGAGCTGGCTAATTATTAAATTGATTCGGTTATCAACTGGATCATCAGAATCAAACTGAATTTTCTTACCGAATCGCACGCCCACAAAGGCTACAAGCACCACAGCAAAAATCAATTTCTTCCACATATTTATTAAGTGTTCTTCTGTTTGCGACTGTTCAAGGAATACTGATTCGAGCACAGCTCATGTGTCCCATGAGGTTGGTGACAAATATGACGATCATTAAATTATATAAAGATTAGATTAACACATGAAGTTCACAGTAGTAAAAACTATGGCAGAGTTAATGTCTTCTTACAGAGACTAAAAATGGGTATCCGGGATCGAGATACAGGAAACTTATCACATGCATAAATAGGTCTAAACAAACTCAATCTAAGAAAAGGTAATTATAATTTAAGGTTGAAAGCTAAAAAACAGAATTGTACTATCAGTCAAATGAAATAGGGTGTAAAAACGTCCATACTCATGGCTGAATCATTTCGCTTACACTTACGTTTAGCTTTGACCCTTTTTGTTACCTTTTTTGTTTAAGCCTTATTTTAGACACAATCCAAAAAAGTTCCTTAAATAaaccaatcttgtagaaaatcgaatcatcaatcggataaaactATTTGATTAAGGCTGAGTGTCTTAGCCGAATATTAAAATCAAGGAATATTATTTCCGAGCATGGGCATAGatcgattaacccattgtagaCCAGGGGGTAGTTAAATATTCACCGTTCTGGTGAAAGCTGTCTTGGTCTTTGTTATAAGGAAAGATGAAGGATTGGATGAATCTACAagattaattattattattagtacTATTTTCTGCGGTTTAACTCAAGTTGCTATCCTGTTTAAATAacgggggcttaagtgggttAAGTTCGATTTTTCATCGTACGTTTGATTTACACACTTtggtttaattttttgttgacatttttgtttatttgagACACAACTCAAAGCAAAAAAAGATGCCATTGACTGAAGGACCGGCTCCCGAAAAGTGTGTGAATGCTTTAAAAGACGAAATGGACAGCAGCGAGGACAAGGAGTGCACGCAGGAAATCAGAAATGGACCGGAAGCAAAGGTAGCCGATGCGGTCGCAATCAGTTCCACTGCAAGCAATGCTCAGGAGCCAAAATTTTATGGCAAAGCGCAAAAATATTGGTCGGAAGTGCCAGCCACAGTCAACGGGATGCTGGGAGGCATGGGATACATCAGCGCCACCGATATACAGGGTTCCAACAATTTCCTACGCGAAATAAGGGTACCGGGAAACAAGCTGGCGTTGGACTGCGGAGCCGGTATTGGCCGAATTACTCGACACCTGCTAATACCTCGCTTCCATTGCGTGGATATTGTGGAGCAAGACCCAGCTTTTGCCAACAAGGCCCGGGAGTACTGTACGACTGAAAACACGCCAGTCGGCAGCTTGGGGGAGATCTACAACGTTGGACTACAGAAATTCACTCCCACAAAGAAATACGACCTCATCTGGAGTCAATGGGTCTTAGGACATCTCACTGAGCCGGACTTGATCGACTTCTTTCGACGCGTCCGGCAGGGACTGTCGCCTGGCGCTTTCTTTGTCCTTAAGGAGAACGTAACCAAATCAAAGGAGATAATCGTTGACGACGAGGATTCCTCAGTTACTCGACCTCTGGAGCACTACGATATCTCGTTAAAGGCGGCTGGATTTCGGATTGTGCGGAAAGTGCGCCAGCAAAACTTTCCAAAGGACCTTTATCCAGTTTACATGATCGCCTGTAAGCCACTCTCCTCGGcttaaattaaaaatatagtTACTACGGTACAAGAGAAATTGTACCCAGAATCCAATATCACAATTTTAGCTAGTCAGACAAATTTCTAAATTATATTTGTATAGCTTATAGAGACAAATAAATTTATCAAATGACCAAACCGGGTCACAAACTCGCAAACATCAGCGTATCCTTTAATTCTTGTTCAATAATAAATAGTTCAAACATTGTCCCGTCCGCTTCATCGGTCCGGCAACGCCAGGTGGCCGAGCGGCGTTGCCAGTGCGACAGAACTgtttctctgctgacgaaatattTGCCGCATTGCAAGAACAAGTGCAAGAGATTTATTTACCAATATAAAGAATAATGTCTAAACGTGTACAACCTGCGTGGCAAGCACCGAAGCCAGCGGAGCGGCCAAAGCTACGGCTGTACAACAGCCTGACGAGACAAAAGGAGGATTTCGTGCCGCTGGATGGGAACAATGTAACCTGGTATAGCTGCGGGCCGACTGTCTACGATGCCTCGCACATGGGACACGCACGGTAAGCGCCACATCACCATCGCGGAGTGGGTATCTTATCTGTTCCGTTCGTAGGTCTTACATTTCCTTCGATATTCTGAGACGCATTCTGGCCGACTACTTTGGGTACAACATCCACTATGTGATGAACATCACGGACATCGATGACAAAATCATCAAGCGCGCTCGTCAGAACCATCTCTTCGAAGAATATGCCCGCGAATCAGCGAATTTACCCCTCGACCAGTTGTTGGATCATCAGAAGGAAGTGCTCGTGCGATTTCAGGAAACGTGCGCAAAGAACACGGATCCCGATAAGAAGGTGATGCTGGACAAGACTCTGCAGCGTATGAACGATGCCGTTGTTGCACTCACAACGGCGGTTAGCCAAGGAGACGAAAAGGGCATCGCTGAGAAGCGACAACACTACCTAAACGAAGCCAAGGACCCGATTGCCGAGTGGTTGGATGGCAAGAAGGGAGCTGAGATCAATGACAATGCTGTCTTTGAGTCTTTGCCCCGCTTCTGGGAAGACCAGTTTCACAACGACATGAAGTCACTAAACGTGAGTCGTGAAAAATGAGTTCCAGAACTTTACCCTATTGTATCTCTTGGGAAATTCTAGATTCTCCCACCAGATGTGCTCACGCGGGTCTCAGAATACGTGCCACAGATTGTGGCCTTTATTCAAAAGATCATCGACAACGGCCTCGCCTATGCAGCCAACAATTCCGTCTACTTTGATGTAAACGGCTTCGACAGGAAAGAGAAGCATCACTACGCCAAGCTGGTGCCAGAGGCGTATGGCGACACCAAGTCACTGCAGGAGGGTGAAGGGGACTTGTCTGTGGCCGAGGACCGACTCTCAGAGAAGCGTTCGGCCAACGATTTTGCCCTGTGGAAGGCAAGCAAGGCCGGCGAGCCCTGGTGGGACAGTCCCTGGGGACGAGGTCGTCCCGGATGGCACATCGAGTGCTCCGCCATGGCCTCGGACATCTTCGGTTCAACATTCGACATACACACAGGGGGCGTGGATCTAAAGTTCCCACACCACGACAATGAGTTGGCCCAGTCGGAGGCGGCATTCAACGAGTCCGAGTGGGTCAAATACTTCCTACACACTGGCCATCTCACAATTGCCGGCTGCAAGATGTCCAAGTCTCTCAAGAATTTCGTCACCATTCAAGAGGCGCTGAAAAAGCATTCGGCAACCCAGCTGCGTCTGGCGTTCCTCCTTCACTCGTGGAAGGATACGCTCGACTACTCCGAGAACACCATGGAAATGGCCACGCAATACGAGAAGTTCCTTAACGTAAGCACCATCCAATTTTATATAATGAGAGCCACCTAGTACTAAAGCTTGTCACTGCAGGAGTTTTTCCTGAATGTGAAAGACCTGACCCGTCACGTGCTGTCTGAAGACCCTCGACGGCAGTTTGATGCCTGGACCGATGTTGAGGCTGCCTTGCAGAAGAAGTTTTCCAGCTCCCAGGTGCAAGTGCATGCGGCCCTTTGTGGTTAGTGCTCGTTTGAGGAAACGTTTGTGCATAAATTAAATTCACTAATGAATTCTTTCACGATACAGACAACGTAGACACGCGCAGTGCTCTCGATACCATTCGGGAGCTTGTTTCCGCCTCCAATGTCTACATACGGGACAACAAGTCGAGGCTAAATAGCCTGCTGCTGCGCAATGTGGCCACGTACATAACCGACCTGTTGCATGTGTTTGGCGCCATTGCTGGACCACGAGGTGGCATCGGATTCCCAGTGAGCGGCGGAGCCGGGCCTCAGGCAGCTGGTGGCGATCTGGAGACGACAGTGCTTCCCTATGTCCAAACTCTGGCGGAATTCCGCAACTTGGTGCGTGAGCAGGCGAAGGCATTAAAGGCATTCGATATCTTAAAGCTGTGCGACGACCTGCGTGACAATATATTGCCCAGTTTGGGAGTCCGACTCGAGGACAAAGATGGTGGCAAGTTTGCCGTCAAGCTGGTTGATCGCGACTCGCTTTTGCGCGAACGGGAGGCAAAACTGGCCGCCGAAGCAGAGAAAGCAGCTGAGAAGGAACGAAAGAAGCAGGCAGttgccgcagccgcagcagccaAGGATGCGCAGCGTCGCGTCAATCCCAAGCAGATGTTCCTTGGCGAAACGGAAAAGTACTCGGCCTTCGATGAGAATGTAAGTTAAACATGAATCACAGCTGGAATTTGCATTCTCTTATTAACTCAAATCTAATCCT
It encodes the following:
- the LOC108159566 gene encoding uncharacterized protein LOC108159566, which produces MWKKLIFAVVLVAFVGVRFASSLTCYSCNDATSCKNPTVQTCSNATANATSDWLSTYHNDVPEVGGSQSFLCANLTYYTGPQIPPTTPLGPNNTLTSEFLGCAHPDIRICARNLTDPDARANWNAHCGVCYTDNCNYDGPAGTFSGSAYTIIGSIFALLLTKVLS
- the LOC108159563 gene encoding alpha N-terminal protein methyltransferase 1, yielding MPLTEGPAPEKCVNALKDEMDSSEDKECTQEIRNGPEAKVADAVAISSTASNAQEPKFYGKAQKYWSEVPATVNGMLGGMGYISATDIQGSNNFLREIRVPGNKLALDCGAGIGRITRHLLIPRFHCVDIVEQDPAFANKAREYCTTENTPVGSLGEIYNVGLQKFTPTKKYDLIWSQWVLGHLTEPDLIDFFRRVRQGLSPGAFFVLKENVTKSKEIIVDDEDSSVTRPLEHYDISLKAAGFRIVRKVRQQNFPKDLYPVYMIACKPLSSA
- the LOC108159561 gene encoding cysteine--tRNA ligase, cytoplasmic, with the translated sequence MSKRVQPAWQAPKPAERPKLRLYNSLTRQKEDFVPLDGNNVTWYSCGPTVYDASHMGHARSYISFDILRRILADYFGYNIHYVMNITDIDDKIIKRARQNHLFEEYARESANLPLDQLLDHQKEVLVRFQETCAKNTDPDKKVMLDKTLQRMNDAVVALTTAVSQGDEKGIAEKRQHYLNEAKDPIAEWLDGKKGAEINDNAVFESLPRFWEDQFHNDMKSLNILPPDVLTRVSEYVPQIVAFIQKIIDNGLAYAANNSVYFDVNGFDRKEKHHYAKLVPEAYGDTKSLQEGEGDLSVAEDRLSEKRSANDFALWKASKAGEPWWDSPWGRGRPGWHIECSAMASDIFGSTFDIHTGGVDLKFPHHDNELAQSEAAFNESEWVKYFLHTGHLTIAGCKMSKSLKNFVTIQEALKKHSATQLRLAFLLHSWKDTLDYSENTMEMATQYEKFLNEFFLNVKDLTRHVLSEDPRRQFDAWTDVEAALQKKFSSSQVQVHAALCDNVDTRSALDTIRELVSASNVYIRDNKSRLNSLLLRNVATYITDLLHVFGAIAGPRGGIGFPVSGGAGPQAAGGDLETTVLPYVQTLAEFRNLVREQAKALKAFDILKLCDDLRDNILPSLGVRLEDKDGGKFAVKLVDRDSLLREREAKLAAEAEKAAEKERKKQAVAAAAAAKDAQRRVNPKQMFLGETEKYSAFDENGLPTLDKEGKEISKGQVKKLQKLQQQQEQRYKEYLASINEA